Part of the Georgenia sp. TF02-10 genome, AACAGCTGGGTGATGATCTCGACGGCCTCGACGAGCATCTCGTGGCGCTCGTCCACGGCCGGCCAGCGCTCGCCGACCACGTGCTCGTTGAGGTTCTCCCCGGCGCCCAGCCCGAGGGTGAACCGGCCGTCGGACAGCAGCGCCATCGTGGCGGCCTTCTGCGCGACTACCACCGGGTGGTAGCGCATCGTCGGGCAGGTCACGTAGGTCATGAGCTCCAGGCGCTCGGTCGCGTGCGCGACCGCGCCGAGGACGCTCCAGGCGTAGGGTGCGTGCCCCTGGGCGTCCAGCCAGGGGAAGACGTGGTCGCTGGAGACCGCGAAGTCGAAGCCGAGCCCCTCCGCCGCCACGGCGTAGTCCACGAGGGCCTTGGGCCCGGACTGCTCGGTCATCAAGGTGTACCCGAATCTGGTCATGGCCCGAGTGTGACGCACACCACTACCACCTGCACATCGGGGGCAGCTCGGTGCCGCCGTCGCCGGCATGGCCGACGGCGGCTGGTGCGGCCGCGCCGATCGGGCCCTGGCGTCGTGCTGACCGGAGCCGGTCGCCGTCGTCGGCAGCGGCACCGGCTGGGCCCTGGCCTTGCGTCGACCGGAGCCGGCCGATGCCGGCGGCATCGGCACCGGCTGGGCCCCTGGCGTTGCGCGATCGGGTCCGCTCTGTCACCGTCGGTCCAGGTCGTCGCTCCGAGGGAGGAGGTGGCCGCGCATGGCCAGCACGACCGTCGAGACGGACCAGCCCACGCTGCGGCGGGTGATCGGGCCCAAGCTCCTCCTGCTCTTCATCGTCGGCGACATCCTCGGCACCGGCGTCTACGCGCTCACCGGCCAGGTGGCCGGCGAGGTCGGCGGCGCCGCCTGGGCGCCGATCCTGCTGGCGTTCGCCGTCGCGACGGTCACCGCCTTCTCCTACCTCGAGCTCGTCACGAAGTACCCGCAGGCGGCCGGCGCCGCGCTGTACACGCACAAGGCGTTCGGCATCCACTTCCTGACGTTCCTGGTCACCTTCGCGGTCCTCAGCTCGGGCATCACCTCGGCGTCGACCGCGGCGAAGTTCCTCGCCGAGAACTTCATCGTCGGGTTCGACCTCGACTGGGGGCAGGGCGGGGTCACGGTGGTGGCCGTGTCGTTCATGGCGCTGCTCGCCGTCGTCAACCTGCGCGGGGTGAAGGAGGGCCTGGCGTTCAACGTGGTGCTCACCCTCGTCGAGCTCACCGGCCTGCTGATCGTCATCGTCATCGGCTTCTTCGCGATGGCGCAGGGGAACGTCGACCTCGGCCGGACCACCGTCTTCGCGACGGCGGAGGACAAGAGCGTCTTCCTCGCACTCACCGCAGCCACCTCGCTGGCGTTCTTCTCGATGGTGGGCTTCGAGGACTCGGTGAACATGGCCGAGGAGACCAAGGACCCGCTGCGGACGTTCCCCCGGGTGATGCTCACCGGGCTGGGCATCACGGTGACGATCTACGTCCTGGTCTCCGTGGCCGCCGTCGCCGTGGTGCCGGTGGGCACGCTGGCGGAGAGCACGACGCCGCTGCTCGAGGTCGTCCGGGCCGGTGCGCCCAACCTGCCGGTGGACGTGATCTACCCGTTCCTGTCGATGTTCGCCGTGGCCAACACCGCGCTGATCAACATGCTGATGGCGAGCCGGCTGCTCTACGGGATGGCCCGCCAGGACGTGCTCCCCCGCGTCCTGGGCAAGGTCCTCCCCCGGCGCCGCACCCCGTGGAGCTCGGTGGTGTTCACCACCCTGATCGCCGCCGGCCTGATCATCACCGTCACCAACGTCATGGGCCCGGAGACGGTCGCCGCCCTCGGCGGCACGACGGCGCTGCTGCTGCTCGGGGTGTTCACCATCGTCAACGTCGCCGTGCTGGTGCTGCGCCGCACCCCGGTGGACCGCGAGCACTTCCGCTCCCCCGGCCCGCTGCCCTACGTCGGCGCCCTGACCTGCGCCTTCCTCGTCGGTCCGTGGGCGCAGGATCCGGTGGAGTACCGCATCGCGGGGGTCATGCTGGGCCTGGGCGTCGTGCTCTGGTTCCTCACCTTCCTGTGGAACCGGGCGGTCCGGGCGAAGACCACCCGGTTCGAGGACCCCGCCGCGCTGGACGGCTGAGGAGGAGCACCCGTGAGCGTCGTGATCGCGCACGCGCCCACCCCGGAGGGGGCGGCGGCCCTGGAGCACGGGATCGAGGAGGCCCGCCGGCACGGGTGGCCGGTCGCCGTCGTCAGCCGCGGCCCGCACCGGCACCAGGATCCCGACGACGCCGCCGACGCGGGCGGCGGCGGCGACCTCGCCGCCGTCGAGCGGCGGCTGGCCGAGTCGGGGGTCGAGCACTCGGTGCAGCGGCTCACCGGGGACTACGACTTCGCCGAGCGGGTGCTCGACGCCGCGGCCACCCACGCCGCGACCCTGATCGTCATCGGGATCCGGCGCCGCACGCCGATCGGCAAGCTGCTCCTGGCGAGCTCGGCGCAGCGGATCCTGCTCGAGGCCCGGTGCCCGGTCACCGCCGTGAAGGCACAGAACCCCGCCGGCTGACGAGCCCACCGGCTGAGGAGCGGGGCGGCCGGCCGTCAGATCCGCTGCCGCCGTCGGAAACGACCAGCGCCGGGTCAGCCGGGCAGGTGGGTCCGACGCGGCATCCGGTGACCGCGGCGCGGGTGGTGGATCCCGGCGAGCTGGACGAGGCGCTGGACCCGGTACCGGTGCGGGCGGAACGGCTCGAGCAGCTCGGCCAGGCCGGCGTCGTCCAGCCGCCGCCCGGTCAGCGCCCAGCCGATGTCCTTGGGGATGTTGTAGTCGCCGAAGCTGACCGCGTCGGCGTCGCCGTGCGCCCGGGCGCGGACCTCGGCGCTGGTCCACGGCCCGATCCCGGGGACGGTCCGCAGCGCCCGGTCCGCCTGGCCCGGCCGGGCCAGCGTGCGCTCGAGCGAGGGGGCGAGCCGGGCCGCCGCGACCACGGTTCGGGCCCGGGCCGGGTCCACCGGCAGGCGCAGCCACTCCCAGGAGGGGATCCGGGCCAGGGTGGCCGGGGCGGGCTGGACCCACAGGCCGCGGTCGGCGCCGGGACCGGGGGCGCGCTCGCCGAAGCGGTGCACCAGGCGCCGGAAGCCGGCGAAGGCCTCGGCGCCGGTGACCTTCTGCTCGATGACCGCCGGGACCAGGGACTCCAGCACCAGGCCGGTGCGGGGCTGGCGCCAGTGCGGGAACCGCCGGTGGAGCTCGGCGACGACGGGGTGCCGGTCGGCCGGGAATCCGTCCGGGTCGTCCGCCGCGCCCAGCATGGCCGGCACCGCGTCGAGGACCCACTGCGCCCCCGCGCCCCAGGCGGCGGCGTCGACCTCGCCGTCGTGCGGCCGGACGGACAGCCGCAGGGTCGCGGTCCCGGCCGGGGTCCGCACGCCGCGCCAGTGGGTGCCGTCGGGGTCGCGGCGGAACGTCGGGTCCGCCGGGCCGTGCCGCAGGACGGCGAGCACCTGCCCGACCGGGCACGGCCACCCCGGACGCCAGGTCCGTTCCGCCGCAGGCGGCCAGCCGGTCCGGCCCGCTGCCGGCGGCCAGCCGGTCCGGTCCGCGCCGGCGGGCGGGGCGGCGGGGAGGACCTCAGTCATCGGCCAGCTCGGAACATGCCTTAGCGACGGCGGGGGCGGCGGTCATGGGGACCATGATCCGCCCCGCCCTGGCCCGGTCGGGACACGACGCGCGGGCACCGGTGGGCTCGCCACCGTGACCGCGGCCCACGCAGGCTGCGCACCACGGGCGGTTCGACCCCGCGGGGCGTTCAGGCGTGCCGACAGGAACCGCGCCCGAGTGGTACGCCTGGTGGTCTCGCATCGAAGGGGATGGTGTGGCGTGGCAGATCTCGCCCGAACGGTGACCGAGGATCGCCCAGGAGCCCGCGAGGGTGAGGGGGAGGGCGCGCTTCTGAAAGCGCTGCGCATCCTCGAGGCCGTGGCGGACAGCAACGGTGCAAGCGCCAAGGAGATCGCCGCGACCACGCACATGCCGTTGCCCACCGTGTACCGGCTGGTACGCCTCCTGGTCGACGAGGACTACCTCGTCCACCTCCGCAGCGAGCATCGCTTCGAGCTGGGGTTCAAGGTCCATCACCTCGCGACGTCGCTCCACCGGCAGCTGGGTGTCCCGCGGGCGGTACGCGCCGCGGTGGCCAGGCTCCACATCGATCTGAATGTGGCCGCCTACTGGACGGTGTATCGGGGTTCGGACGTCGTGGTCGCCTACATAGCCGACTCTCCCCAGGCGCCGCGGATCCGCCTGCTCGACTTCGGGCTGCACGAGGGCGCCCACGGCACCGCGTTCGGCAAGATCATGCTTGCGGGCATGACGCCAGAGCAGCGACGCGAGTACCTGGACGCCCATGGCATGCCGGCGATGACGCCGACGACGATCACCTCCAGCGAGGAGCTCGAGGAACACCTGGAGAAGGTGTCCCGGACGGGGATCGCCTGGGAGTACGAGGAGTTCCAGCCCGACCTCGTCTGTGCCGCGGTGGGTGCCCGCGACTCGGCCGGCCGGATAGTGGGGTCCGTGGCCATCTCGGGCGGGACCGAGCTCGCCCGCCGCCAACCCGAGGTTGACCGGGCGCTGCGCGCGGCCGCCAACAGGATGAGCCGGTACCTCAGCGGACGAGGCTCGTCCTAGAGGTACCGGCTCAGGGTCGGGACGCTCTGGCGGTCAGATCACTGCTGGTACCAGGGTGTGATCACGGCTCGGGCGAGCGTGTGTCCAGACATGTTGAACCCGAGGAAGGCGGGTGTTGCGTCCTTGTCCAGGCCCAGGGACTCGACGTCGAGGGCGTGGACCGCGATGTAGTAGTTGTGCTTCCCGGACCCGGCCGGCGGGGCGGCACCGATGTAGCGGGCGAGGCTGGCGTCGTTCTTGAGCTGCCACGCCCCGTCGGCGAGCGAGCCCTTCTCATCACCGGCGCCCGCGGGGAGCTCGGTGACGGAGGCGGGAATATCGGCAACGGCCCAGTGCCAGAAGCCGCTGCCGGTGGGCGCAGTGGGGTCGTAGACGGTGACCGCGAAGCTCTTGGTCTCTGCTGGGAAG contains:
- a CDS encoding APC family permease, coding for MASTTVETDQPTLRRVIGPKLLLLFIVGDILGTGVYALTGQVAGEVGGAAWAPILLAFAVATVTAFSYLELVTKYPQAAGAALYTHKAFGIHFLTFLVTFAVLSSGITSASTAAKFLAENFIVGFDLDWGQGGVTVVAVSFMALLAVVNLRGVKEGLAFNVVLTLVELTGLLIVIVIGFFAMAQGNVDLGRTTVFATAEDKSVFLALTAATSLAFFSMVGFEDSVNMAEETKDPLRTFPRVMLTGLGITVTIYVLVSVAAVAVVPVGTLAESTTPLLEVVRAGAPNLPVDVIYPFLSMFAVANTALINMLMASRLLYGMARQDVLPRVLGKVLPRRRTPWSSVVFTTLIAAGLIITVTNVMGPETVAALGGTTALLLLGVFTIVNVAVLVLRRTPVDREHFRSPGPLPYVGALTCAFLVGPWAQDPVEYRIAGVMLGLGVVLWFLTFLWNRAVRAKTTRFEDPAALDG
- a CDS encoding universal stress protein, producing MSVVIAHAPTPEGAAALEHGIEEARRHGWPVAVVSRGPHRHQDPDDAADAGGGGDLAAVERRLAESGVEHSVQRLTGDYDFAERVLDAAATHAATLIVIGIRRRTPIGKLLLASSAQRILLEARCPVTAVKAQNPAG
- a CDS encoding DNA-3-methyladenine glycosylase, whose protein sequence is MTEVLPAAPPAGADRTGWPPAAGRTGWPPAAERTWRPGWPCPVGQVLAVLRHGPADPTFRRDPDGTHWRGVRTPAGTATLRLSVRPHDGEVDAAAWGAGAQWVLDAVPAMLGAADDPDGFPADRHPVVAELHRRFPHWRQPRTGLVLESLVPAVIEQKVTGAEAFAGFRRLVHRFGERAPGPGADRGLWVQPAPATLARIPSWEWLRLPVDPARARTVVAAARLAPSLERTLARPGQADRALRTVPGIGPWTSAEVRARAHGDADAVSFGDYNIPKDIGWALTGRRLDDAGLAELLEPFRPHRYRVQRLVQLAGIHHPRRGHRMPRRTHLPG
- a CDS encoding IclR family transcriptional regulator — encoded protein: MADLARTVTEDRPGAREGEGEGALLKALRILEAVADSNGASAKEIAATTHMPLPTVYRLVRLLVDEDYLVHLRSEHRFELGFKVHHLATSLHRQLGVPRAVRAAVARLHIDLNVAAYWTVYRGSDVVVAYIADSPQAPRIRLLDFGLHEGAHGTAFGKIMLAGMTPEQRREYLDAHGMPAMTPTTITSSEELEEHLEKVSRTGIAWEYEEFQPDLVCAAVGARDSAGRIVGSVAISGGTELARRQPEVDRALRAAANRMSRYLSGRGSS
- a CDS encoding YbhB/YbcL family Raf kinase inhibitor-like protein — translated: MANPYDLIAQVPTFEVTSNDVRDGGKFDIPQVSGILGAGGQDISPHLSWRGFPAETKSFAVTVYDPTAPTGSGFWHWAVADIPASVTELPAGAGDEKGSLADGAWQLKNDASLARYIGAAPPAGSGKHNYYIAVHALDVESLGLDKDATPAFLGFNMSGHTLARAVITPWYQQ